The following are encoded in a window of Colius striatus isolate bColStr4 chromosome 25, bColStr4.1.hap1, whole genome shotgun sequence genomic DNA:
- the BSG gene encoding basigin: protein MAAPRGLLALLLLGATAAAVAGTSPDIKAHVTDVSGKLILSCNMSAPFPAIMGHDWMHGDKILQTDTDSSAFTTYTIEGKREEHSGVYECVYKSSPVIKGQVNISVAPQVMAYKKSEHGNEGDTGVLTCKNPSFPPVNSWVWYKNGHEPIINGTGRYIIKTSGNKTELRILKLSIEEDTGDYHCNATNSQGFGGASVSLRVRSRLAALWPFLGIVAEVLVLVTIIFIYEKRRKPDEVLDDDDGGSAPLKSNATNHKDKNVRQRNAN from the exons ATGGCGGCACCACGCGGGCTCCTGGCGCTGCTGCTCCTCGGCGCGACCGCGGCCGCCGTGGCGGGGACAA GTCCTGACATCAAAGCTCATGTCACTGATGTTTCTGGGAAGCTGATCCTGAGCTGTAACATGAGTGCACCTTTCCCTGCCATCATGGGCCACGACTGGATGCACGGGGACAAGATCCTGCAGACAGACACTGACTCCAGTGCTTTCACCACTTACAC CATTGAGGGGAAGAGGGAAGAACACTCTGGAGTCTATGAATGTGTCTACAAAAGCAGCCCAGTGATTAAAGGACAAGTGAATATTTCAG TTGCACCCCAAGTGATGGCATACAAGAAATCTGAGCATGGCAATGAGGGGGACACAGGTGTGCTGACCTGCAAGAACCCCTCTTTCCCCCCTGTCAACTCTTGGGTCTGGTACAAAAATGGTCATGAG CCCATCATCAACGGGACTGGTCGATACATCATCAAAACCAGTGGCAACAAGACTGAGCTGCGTATCCTGAAGCTGAGCATCGAGGAGGACACAGGGGACTATCACTGCAACGCCACCAACTCGCAGGGCTTCGGCGGCGCCAGCGTCAGCCTGCGCGTGCGCAGCCGCCTGGCAGCTCTCTGGCCCTTCCTGGGCATCGTGGCAGAAGTCCTGGTCCTTGTCACCATCATCTTCATCTATGAGAAGAGGAGGAAGCCAGATGAGGTTCTGGATG ATGATGATGGAGGTTCTGCACCTCT GAAAAGCAATGCCACAAACCACAAGGACAAGAACGTCCGTCAGAGGAACGCAAACTGA